AGTGACCTGAGCGGTGGCGTACCGCAGCGAGGGGCCGATCTCGTCGACCTCCAGCTCGATCGAGGTGCGCTTCTCGCCTTCCTTCGTCTCGTAGGAACGCTGCTTCAGGCGACCGGTCGCAATGACCCGGCTGCCCTTCGTCAGGCTCCCGGCGACGTGCTCGGCGAACTCGCGCCAGACACTGGCACGCAGGAAGAGGGCTTCGCCGTCCTTCCAGTCGTTTGCCTGGCGGTCGAAGGTGCGCGGCGTCGACGCAATCGTGAAGTTCGCGACTGCGAGCCCGCCCTGCGTGTACCGCAGTTCGGGGTCAGCGGTGAGGTTGCCCACGACCGTGATGACGGTTTCGCCGGCCATGGCCTACTCGGCAGCCTTGGTCGGCTCGGCGTCGGCAGCCTTCGCGGCAGAAGCCTCGGCGACCTTCGCAGGTGCAGCGGCAGCCTTAGCGGGAGCAGCCTCAGCGACCTTCGCGGGTGCGGCCTCGGTAGCCTTCGCGGGGGCAGCAGCCTTGCGGGCGGCCTTCTCGTCGGCGCGCTTCGTAGCGGCGGCGACCTGGGCGATAGCTTCTTCGGCCCGCAGCACCTTGGTGCGCATGACGGCTTCGGAGAGCTTGAGCTGGCGGTCCAGCTCGTTCACCGACGTGGGCTCGGCGGTCAACTGAACGACGGCGTAAATGCCTTCGCTCTTCTTGTTGATCTCGTACGCGAGCTTGCGGCGACCCCAGATGTCAACGTTGTCGATGGTTCCCCCATCGGCCCGGATGACACCAAGGAACTTGTCTAGGCTGGGAGCCACGGTGCGCTCATCGATTTCCGGATCGAGGATCACCATGAGTTCGTACTGATGCGTCACTAACCCACCTCCTTTGGACTTGAACGGCTGCAGACGGTCTGCAGCAGGAGGGTTGTGCATCGTTGTCGGGCGACAATTCGGCCGCAGACAACCTGCTTAGTGTAGTCAGACATCCCCCCTGTATCAAGGAGCACCTCGTTCATGACCCTTCGGGTTGCAATCGCCGGCGTCGGAAACTGCGCATCATCGCTCGTTCAGGGCATCACCTTCTATGCGGATGCCGCAGACGATGACGTCATCCCCGGCCTCATGCACACGCGCTTCGGCCCGTACAGCGTGCGGGATATCGAGTTCGTCGCCGCCTTCGACGTGGACGCCGCGAAAGTGGGCTCCGACCTGGCCGACGCGATCTGGGCCAGCCAGAACAACACCCTGAAGTTCGCCGACGTGCCCGCCACCGGCGTCACCGTGCAGCGCGGCCCCACCTTGGATGGCCTCGGCGAGTACTACCGGGCGGCGATCGAGGAGTCGGATGCCGCGACCGTCGACGTCGCCGCGGCGCTCCGCGCGTCCGGCGCCGATGTGCTGGTCTGCTACCTGCCGGTCGGCTCGGAGCAGGCCGCCAAGCACTACGCGCAGGCGGCGATCGACGCTGGCGTTGCCTTCGTAAACGCGCTGCCCGTGTTCATCGCGAGCGACCCGGTCTGGGCGCAGAAGTTCACCGACGCGGGTGTGCCGATCGTCGGCGACGACATCAAGAGCCAGTTCGGTGCCACCATCACCCACCGGGTGCTCGCGCGACTGTTCGAGCAGCGCGGACTGGTGCTCGATCGCACCTACCAGCTCAACGTGGGCGGCAACATGGACTTCCAGAACATGCTGGAACGTTCGCGACTGGAGTCGAAGAAGGTCTCGAAGACCCAGTCGGTGACCAGCAACATCGATGTCACACTGCCGGCCGGAGACATTCACATCGGGCCGAGCGATCACGTGCCGTGGCTCGAGGATCGCAAATTCGCCTACGTCCGGATCGAGGGCCACGGATTCGGCAACGCCCCGACCTCGCTGGAGTACAAGCTCGAGGTCTGGGACTCTCCCAACTCGGCCGGTGTCGTCATCGATGCCATCCGGGCGGCGAAACTCGCCCTGGATGCCGGCCTCGGCGGACCGGTGGAATCGGCATCCGCCTACTTCATGAAGTCGCCGCCGGTGCAGCACCCCGACCATGAGGCCCGCGCCCTGCTGGAGCGGTTCATCGTGGAGGCTTCGGCCACGCACTAGCCGAACCCACTCGGTGAGGTGCCCAAGAAACCTAGTGTGCGGGCCCGATCACTAGGACTTTTGGGCACCTCACGGCAGTTTCACGTGAAACGGACCCGGAACCGTAAACGGAATCGGCCAAGCGGGTTACTCAGTTCCGCGCACCGCCCACCAGGCCCGCAGGCGCTGCTCGGCCGCTTCGGCGCCGATGGAGCCCTCGTCCAGGCGCACCTCCATCAGGAACCGGTAGGCCTCACCGACCTCGCGCCCAGGCTTCAGCCCGAGGATCGCCATGATCTGCTCACCATCGAGGTCGGGGCGGATTGCCGCCATCTCCTCGGCTTTCGAGAGCTCGACGATCCGCTTCTCGAGATCCTCGTAAGCGAACGCCAGCCGATCGGCCCGGCGGCGGTTGCGGGTGGTCACATCCGCACGGGTGATGATGTGCAGGCGCTCCAGCTGGTCACCGGCGTCACGCACATACCGCCGTACCGCTGAGTCGGTCCACACACCGTCGGTGTACCCGAAGAACCGCAGATGCAGCTCGATCAGCCGCGCGACCGAGCTGATGGTGTCGTTATCGAAGCGGAGCGCCCGCAACCGCTTCGCCGCCAGCTTCGAGCCGACGACATCGTGGTGGTAGAAGCTGACTGCGCCGCCTGCCTCAATCTTCCGCGTCGCCGGCTTGCCGATATCGTGCAGCAGCGCCGCCAGGCGCAGCACCAGATCGGGGGAGTGGCCGCGGGACTTCTCCAGGTCGATCGCCTGGTCGAGCACGGTCAGGCTGTGCTCATAGACATCCTTGTGGTGCGCATGCTCGTCGATCTCGAGCTTCAGCGCCGGAATCTCAGGAAGCACGTAACCGGCCAAGCCGGTTTCGACGAGCAGGCGGATGCCTCGGCCCGGCGCATCCGTGAGCAGCAGCTTCGACAGCTCATCGCTAACCCGTTCGGCGCTGATCATCTCGATGCGCGGCGCCAATTCGGACATTGCCGCCAGCGTCGCCTCCTCGACGACGAAGCCGAGCTGTGAGCTGAACCGCGCGGCACGCATCATGCGTAGCGGGTCGTCGCCGAACGAGACCTCGGCGGCGGCAGGGGTACGCAATAACTGAGCCAGCAGGTCATCGATGCCACCGGAGGGATCCACCAGCACGCGCTCGGGCAGCCGCAGCGCCATCGAGTTCACGGTGAAGTCACGGCGGACCAGATCCTCCTCGAGGGATTGCCCGAACTCGACGACTGGCTTGCGGGTCTGCCCGTCGTAGGCATCCGTGCGGTACGTGGTGATCTCCACGGTCTGGCCGTTGATTCGTGCACCGATTGTGCCGAACGCTCGGCCGATGTCCCAGTGCGTGTCGGCGATGGGAGCGACGATCCGCACGATTTCGTCAGGTGTCGCGCTGGTGGCGAAGTCGAGGTCGTTCAGCGGGCGCTCAAGGAAGGCGTCCCGCACGGGTCCGCCGACGAGCGCGAGTTCGTGCCCCGCGGTCTCGAAACTGGAGGCGAGCCGAGCAATCGACGCCGTATCTGCTAGTTCGTGCAGTCGCTGGACCGCTGAAGCGACGCTCACCATATCCCTAGAGTCTAGACTCGGTGGCATGTTGGCCGAGCGGATTCACGGGGTCGGCCTGTGCCCATGAAGCCACTGCGCGCAGTATTGGCGCTGGTTCTCGGCCTGGCCGGGATCGGCGCCACCTCTTTTCCAGCGGCGTCAGCGCCACTGCCCGACGTCCCGATAGACCTCGCGGTCGCGGTTGAATCTCAAGGCATCCTGCGCCCGGCGACCGATCTGCGGGTGGTGGTCACCATCGGCAATGGCGGCTCCACCACCCTGAACGACGCGTCCGCCTCCGTGCACCTGGCGAACACGCCAGCCGACTCGCCCAACGAACTCGCCGAGTGGTTCCAGGCCGAGCCGGACAGTGACGAGGATGCCGGTCGGGAACTTGCGCGGGTGGACGCCAGCGGGCTGTCGCCTCGATCCAGCACGCAATTGGTAGTCACGGTGCCGGCCGCGTCGATTCCGATCACCGCGCCGACCACCGAGGCCTACGCGCTCGCGGTGCGCCTCAATGTCGCCGGCGAGACGGTGGCCGAGGAGCGCAATGCGATCGTCTGGCACCCCGAACCGGTCAGCCCCGCTGTGGGCGTCGGGATCATCGTTCCCTTGGTCATCCCCCAGCATCCAGACGCCATGATCGATGCTGCGACACTCGCAGCCGCAACCGGCCCAGTCGGTTTGCTGTCGCGGGAGCTGAATGCCGCGATCGGCAGTCCCGCCGCCCTAGCGGTGGATCCGATGATCCTTGCCTCGATTCGCGTGCTCGGGAGTGACGCCCCGCCGAGCGCGCTCGAGTGGCTGTCCCGGCTGGAGACCGCCCCCAATGACAAGTTCACCCTCGGTTACGCGGACTCCGACCTGACTCTGCCGCTGCAGGCAGGCGCCGGCGCGCCGGTCGGCGTGGAAAGCTTCGATTTCGCCCTCAATCCGTCGCGCTTCCAGACCCCGACCCCCGCGCCGACGACGCCGGGCACACCCGCCCCGGTTCCGGAGCAGACGCTGCCGACCACCGAACAGCTCATGGCGCTGCCCGGGTCGATCGGTGCGATCGCGTGGCCTGGCACCGACTCGGTGACCACTGCCGATCTCCCTCCTCTTGCGGCAGCGGGCTATCAGACGCTGCTGCTGTCCTCAGGCAACCTCGAGGGTGAAGACGGTCGCTCCCATGTGACTGCCGGTGGCGCCGACGTGCTGGTCGTGCAGCAGCGGATGTCCGCCATCCTCGACAATGCCGTGCAGGCGTCGTCGACCCTCGAGTGGCAACAAGAGATGAACCGGCTCTCGGCGGTGCTGGCGTCGGCCGCGACATCCGGTACCACCAGCGTCCTCGGGGCGCTCGACCGGGAGGTCGGCGGGGTCGCGCAGCGCCTCACCGAGACACTGGCGACCCTCGGCACTTTGCCGTGGGTGCAGGGCACCGCGCTGTCGACCATGCTGGCGACCGAGGCGACGGCAGCGACCCTGGTTGAGATGCCCCAGTCCGCCGAGCGGGTGATGATGGCCTCGTCGATGCTGCAGGCGGAGTCCGCCGACGCCGGGTTTGCGACCGCCGCCGCCGACCCTTCGTTGATCACCGCGGAACGTCGGCTGGACCTGCTCACCGCACTGTCGCTCTCCTGGGGGGCGACCGCGGATGACCTGAAGGCTCCCGCCGGGGTGTTCCTCGAGACCAGCGAGGACCTGCTCGGGTCGGTCGCGGTCGCCGAAGGCGGCCAGATCCTGTTGCTCGCGGACCGGTCCAATCTGCAGATCTCGGTGCGGAACGACCTGCCTCAGCCGGTCACCGTTCGCCTGACGACGCGCGCGATGACCGCTGGTCTCGCGATCGAAGACCCGGTGATCGACGTCACCCTTGAGCCCGAATCGCAACGTGACGTCGCTGTTCCGGTGCAGTCGGTGTCGAACGGCGACGTTCCGGTGCGGGTGTCGCTGACCAGCCCGACCGGGGTGACGATCGGCGATCCGCTGCTCGTGCCGGTCAACGTTCAGGCTGGCTGGGAAACCGCGGGCACGATCGCCGTGGCGGTGCTGCTGGTGCTGGTGTTCGGGATCGGCATCACGCGCAACATCCTCAAGCGCCGTAAGCAGCGCCAGGAAGCGGATGTCGCCGCCACCACGACCCCGGGGGTAGCCGATGTCTGACGTGGACGAGCCCTCCGGCGTCCGACGCGCGAGCGCGCTGCTGGCCTCCGGCTCGATGGTGTCGCGTGTGCTCGGCTTCGTCAGCGCCTTCCTGCTCGCGGCGACAATCGGCTCATTCGGTTCTGGCGCGAACATGTTCGCGATCGCGAACGGCTTACCGAACAGCATCTACGCCATCATCGCCGGAGGTGTGCTGAGCGCGGTGCTGGTGCCCCAAATCGTGCGCGCCGGGCTGAACGCTGACGGCGGCGAGGCCTACATCAACAAGCTGCTGACCCTCGGCATCGTGATCTTCGCGATCGCCGCGATCGTGGCAACG
The Diaminobutyricimonas sp. LJ205 genome window above contains:
- a CDS encoding DUF6049 family protein, which translates into the protein MKPLRAVLALVLGLAGIGATSFPAASAPLPDVPIDLAVAVESQGILRPATDLRVVVTIGNGGSTTLNDASASVHLANTPADSPNELAEWFQAEPDSDEDAGRELARVDASGLSPRSSTQLVVTVPAASIPITAPTTEAYALAVRLNVAGETVAEERNAIVWHPEPVSPAVGVGIIVPLVIPQHPDAMIDAATLAAATGPVGLLSRELNAAIGSPAALAVDPMILASIRVLGSDAPPSALEWLSRLETAPNDKFTLGYADSDLTLPLQAGAGAPVGVESFDFALNPSRFQTPTPAPTTPGTPAPVPEQTLPTTEQLMALPGSIGAIAWPGTDSVTTADLPPLAAAGYQTLLLSSGNLEGEDGRSHVTAGGADVLVVQQRMSAILDNAVQASSTLEWQQEMNRLSAVLASAATSGTTSVLGALDREVGGVAQRLTETLATLGTLPWVQGTALSTMLATEATAATLVEMPQSAERVMMASSMLQAESADAGFATAAADPSLITAERRLDLLTALSLSWGATADDLKAPAGVFLETSEDLLGSVAVAEGGQILLLADRSNLQISVRNDLPQPVTVRLTTRAMTAGLAIEDPVIDVTLEPESQRDVAVPVQSVSNGDVPVRVSLTSPTGVTIGDPLLVPVNVQAGWETAGTIAVAVLLVLVFGIGITRNILKRRKQRQEADVAATTTPGVADV
- a CDS encoding inositol-3-phosphate synthase translates to MTLRVAIAGVGNCASSLVQGITFYADAADDDVIPGLMHTRFGPYSVRDIEFVAAFDVDAAKVGSDLADAIWASQNNTLKFADVPATGVTVQRGPTLDGLGEYYRAAIEESDAATVDVAAALRASGADVLVCYLPVGSEQAAKHYAQAAIDAGVAFVNALPVFIASDPVWAQKFTDAGVPIVGDDIKSQFGATITHRVLARLFEQRGLVLDRTYQLNVGGNMDFQNMLERSRLESKKVSKTQSVTSNIDVTLPAGDIHIGPSDHVPWLEDRKFAYVRIEGHGFGNAPTSLEYKLEVWDSPNSAGVVIDAIRAAKLALDAGLGGPVESASAYFMKSPPVQHPDHEARALLERFIVEASATH
- a CDS encoding CCA tRNA nucleotidyltransferase produces the protein MVSVASAVQRLHELADTASIARLASSFETAGHELALVGGPVRDAFLERPLNDLDFATSATPDEIVRIVAPIADTHWDIGRAFGTIGARINGQTVEITTYRTDAYDGQTRKPVVEFGQSLEEDLVRRDFTVNSMALRLPERVLVDPSGGIDDLLAQLLRTPAAAEVSFGDDPLRMMRAARFSSQLGFVVEEATLAAMSELAPRIEMISAERVSDELSKLLLTDAPGRGIRLLVETGLAGYVLPEIPALKLEIDEHAHHKDVYEHSLTVLDQAIDLEKSRGHSPDLVLRLAALLHDIGKPATRKIEAGGAVSFYHHDVVGSKLAAKRLRALRFDNDTISSVARLIELHLRFFGYTDGVWTDSAVRRYVRDAGDQLERLHIITRADVTTRNRRRADRLAFAYEDLEKRIVELSKAEEMAAIRPDLDGEQIMAILGLKPGREVGEAYRFLMEVRLDEGSIGAEAAEQRLRAWWAVRGTE
- a CDS encoding single-stranded DNA-binding protein, which codes for MAGETVITVVGNLTADPELRYTQGGLAVANFTIASTPRTFDRQANDWKDGEALFLRASVWREFAEHVAGSLTKGSRVIATGRLKQRSYETKEGEKRTSIELEVDEIGPSLRYATAQVTRTSGGGGGRSQAQVADEPWAPSAPAASGGDVWNTPGSFNDETPF